The nucleotide sequence CTCCACCCAAGATGACCCAGCTCGGTGTAGTCGGGTCCTGAGACCATGTAGAAGAGTCCGGTTGAAGTTTTCTGCTTGACCATTGGCCTGGGGGTGGCCTACCGAAGTGAAGTGTTGTTTGATGCCGAGGTTCTCGCACCAAGTCTTGAACGGGTTCTCGGCAAACTGTCTCCCATTGTCCGAGATGATGACCCGAGGTATGCCGAAGCGGCAGATAATGCActtccaaaagaatttttgaatggcCAGCCCTGAGATGGTCCGAAGTGGCTCGGCCTCGacccacttggtgaagtaaTCCACAGCGGTTACTAAGAATGTATAACCCCCGACGGCTTTGGGGAAGGGACCTATGATGTCTGTCCCCCATTGCTCAAACGGCCAGGGTGAAGTGATGGGGACCATGAAGTTTGAAGGCTGGTGGTGCTCGGGTGCGTGGACTTGGCAGGAAGGGCAGCCGAGAACGAGGTCCTGGGAGTCTTGCCGAAGTGATGGCCAGAAATATCCCAGGAGCATAGCTTTCTTAGCTAGCATCCTGTGGCCGATGTGAGCCCCACATAGGCCCTCGTGGATCTCGTGGGGGACCTCGCGTCCTGCCTCGGGGGTGACACACCTCAACCATGGGCCGAGGTAGGAGCGCTTATATAGTTCTCCATCGCGGAGTGCATACCGAGCGGCTTTGCGTTGTATCTTCCTTGCTTCAGCTCGGTCTTCGGGAAGGACTCCTTGACCCAAGAAAAGGATGAACGGGGTCATCCAAGTTTCTTCAGAGTGCACGGGGCAGGCCACCTCTTCCACGTACCCTGGTTCACTCAGGACCTCCACCAAGACGGTTTTGCTGAGGTCAGAGAATGAAGTGGAAGCCAGCCGGGATAAGGCGTCGGCTCGCTTATTCTGGGACCGAGGGATCCTTTGGATTTCGAATGACTTGAAGTACGCGGTgagttggtgaactttggagAGGTACCGTTGCATGGTCTCATCCTTGGCCTCGTACTCACCAATAACTTGGCGTACCACGAGTTGGGAGTCACTGCGGACGTGGATTTGCTGGGCGCCGAGCTTGCGGGCTAGCTGGAGTCCAGCGATTAGAGCCTCGTACTCGGCTTCATTGTTGGTGGCCGGGAAGTCAAAGCGGAGGGCGTAAGAGCAAACCTCCCCCTGAGGTCCTTCCAGGAGCAGTCCGGCTCCGCAGCCGTCTCCATTAGAGGATCCATCGACATACAATGTCCACAGGGATGAGGTGGACACCTCGGGTAAGGCTGAGGTGGACTCTGGACCTTCCGTGAAGGTGAGCTCAGCAAGGAAGTCAGCTAAAGCTTGAGCTTTTATGGCGGTGCGTGGCTCGTAGGACAAGTCATATTCTCCCAATTCGACAGCCCACTTGGTGAGGCGACCAGAAGCTTCGGGTCGCACCAATATTTGCCGAATGGGCTGGTCGGTCCTGACCGAGATGGGATGGGCTAAGAAGTAGGGTTTCAACCGCCGAGCTGCGTGGACGAGCCCCAGCACAAGTTTTTCCACTTGCGTGTATCGGGTCTCCGGCCCGCGGAGGGCTCGGCTGACGTAGTAGACCGGCACTTGGGTGCCCTCATCTCGGATGAGCACAGCGCTGACAGCCTCGTCGGCTGCggagaggtagaggtagagctTCTCCTCGGGCCGAGGTGAAGCGAGAGTTGGTAGGTGATGCAAGTACTGCTTCAGCTGGTCGAAAGCAGCCTGACACTCCTCAGTCCAGGCGAACTGGTCAGCATTTTTCAGCACCTTAAAGAAAGGCAGAGCTTTCTCGGCTGATTGGGACAGGAAGCGATTCAGCGCGGCCAGGCGTCCATTCAGCCGTTGGACTTCTCGGATGTTCCGAGGTGGGGACATGTCCTGAATGGCCTTCACCTTGTCGGGGTTGGCCTCGATTCCCCGGTGGGAAACCAGATACCCCAAGAATTTTCCCGAGGTGACGCCGAAGACGCACTTCTTAGGATTCAGCTTCATCCTCGAGTCTCGCAGGACACCATAGACTTCCCTCACGTCTGACAGAAAGGATGAAGTGGCGAGGCTTTTAACGAGGATGTCATCCACATAGGCCTCCACATTGCGGCCGATCTGATTCTGGAAGAGTCGGTTGATCAGCCTTTGGTAGGTCGCCCCGGCGTTCTTTAGCCCGAAGGGCATGGTAGTGTAACAATAAGTACCTCGGTCGGTGTAGAACGCCGTTTTTTCTTGGTCCTCCTCACTCATTCCTATTTGGTGGTACCCTTTGAAGGCATCTAGGAAGCAGAGGATTTCATACCCCATCGCCGCGTCGACGAGGGCGTCTATTCTCGGCAGAGgatagcaatctttggggcaggcCTTGTTGAGGTCGGTGAAGTCGACACACATTCTCCATCCACCGGTGTCCTTTTTGACCATGACTGGATTGGACAGCCAGGCGGGATATTGGACTTCGTGGATCATCTTGGCCGGCAAGAGCTTGTCGACCTCATCCGATATGGCCTGACTACGTTCGGGGCCGAAGTGCCTTCGTTTCTGTCGCACAGGTCGGGCCTGTGGGTCAACGTTGAGTTGGTGGGTCATGAGTTCGGGTGGCACTCCGACCACTTCATCCGCGGACCACGCGAAGACGTCTCGGTGGTCTTTGATCAGGGagatcatttcttctttcagggGTGAGGGTAGTCCAGCCCCTACTTGGACCACTTGGTCAGGTTTCGCTTCATCCACTACCACCAGTTCCACCTCATCCCCGGGCTCCAGCCTGTTGGGCTCTTCTGCCTTCTGAGGGTCGATGCGGTCTATGGAGAGGACCGCTGGCCTCTTTTCTTCTGACCTCGGTGAGGGCCGGTGGGTGACTGCTGCTTGAATGGTGGCGAGGTAGCACTCCCGGGCGGCGCCCACATCGCTGCTTACCTCGGCCACCCCCGCAGATGTTGGGAATTTAAAGCTCAGGTGGTAGGTGGAGTATACGGCTCTCAAGGCATTGAGCGTGGGCCGGCCTATCAGCATATTGTAGGGGGAGTCTGCTTTGACCACCGCAAAACTGACAGGCACAGTTCGGCAGCGTGGATGACGCCCGATTGTTACCACCAGGGTCAACATGCCTTCCGGGTGGACGACGTGTCCCCCGAATCCCACGAGGGGAGTCCTGACAGGAGTGAGTTGCTCCCtggtcagtttcaaactttcgAAAGTCCGGTAGTACAAGACGTCTACCGAGCTTCCGGGGTCTACGTAGACCTTTTTGACTACGTAGTTGTTGGTGAggacttcaatcacaagagctTCATGATTGCTGGAGGCCGCAGGAACGGGGTCAGCGGGACCGTAGGTGATGACCTCGGACAGCCGAGAGCTCGGCTCGGCCACCTCCATCTCGGCCTGGCGGTAGGTCCGCTTCCGGGAGTTCTGGCTGTCTCCTCCCGTTGGTCCTCCCGCGATGGTGTTGATCACCCCTGCGATGTTGGGGCCGTAGCCCGGTGAGCCATCGCGTGGTGGCTGCTTGTCCTCCCTACGGTTTTCGGGACCTCGGCAATGCATGTTCGTGTCCCGTCGGTCGTCTCGGCGGGGGCCTCGGTTCTCCCGGTGGGAGACGCTTCGGTTGAAGCCTCCATCCTTGCGGACGAATTGCTTCAGGTATCCCTGCCGGATCAAATTTTCGATTTCCCGCTTCAGGTCATTGCAGTCTTCAGTCTCGTGCCCTACATCACGGTGGTAGGCACAGTAGAGGTTCGAGTTCCTCTTATCTCTCCTCCCCGGAATTTCGGGAGGGTTGCGACCGAGGTGATTCTGCCTCATCACAGCCAGGACGTGGGTCCGGCTCGAATTGAGGGGCGTCAGCTCGGCGTCCGAGGTGGACGATCTGCCTTT is from Coffea eugenioides isolate CCC68of unplaced genomic scaffold, Ceug_1.0 ScVebR1_2452;HRSCAF=3480, whole genome shotgun sequence and encodes:
- the LOC113756723 gene encoding uncharacterized protein LOC113756723; translation: MRSTRSRSGRVPSTGAGQTSGAQQDRISEEPGSQRTQPNNEDAIAKMAEFVSDNPNIFEELGRYLKRQGKEKAESSKRRPTKSPEVPSGEDSEDGRLSRSTSRRASSKATSKIASISRAFSRGLLGKRAEDPPRRPGGLASDYMRAPPFTDDINGEMVPPNFKLPNLHTYDGRGDPEDHLRAFISAFRLYCVPDAVICRAFPIFLHGTARKWFWSLEPGSISSLDELIDRFIHRFVSSRPITKTSAYLLNLQQGQGESLRSYAQRFNEENVQIPDQNEQVTIAAFTNGLVAGIFNTEIHRQYPRTLRELWERVDQGIRSEDVNRMKREAQASRTGQDPRRRKDTGRGEPGPSGTSNQPRDRRSVFDRIVKGRSSTSDAELTPLNSSRTHVLAVMRQNHLGRNPPEIPGRRDKRNSNLYCAYHRDVGHETEDCNDLKREIENLIRQGYLKQFVRKDGGFNRSVSHRENRGPRRDDRRDTNMHCRGPENRREDKQPPRDGSPGYGPNIAGVINTIAGGPTGGDSQNSRKRTYRQAEMEVAEPSSRLSEVITYGPADPVPAASSNHEALVIEVLTNNYVVKKVYVDPGSSVDVLYYRTFESLKLTREQLTPVRTPLVGFGGHVVHPEGMLTLVVTIGRHPRCRTVPVSFAVVKADSPYNMLIGRPTLNALRAVYSTYHLSFKFPTSAGVAEVSSDVGAARECYLATIQAAVTHRPSPRSEEKRPAVLSIDRIDPQKAEEPNRLEPGDEVELVVVDEAKPDQVVQVGAGLPSPLKEEMISLIKDHRDVFAWSADEVVGVPPELMTHQLNVDPQARPVRQKRRHFGPERSQAISDEVDKLLPAKMIHEVQYPAWLSNPVMVKKDTGGWRMCVDFTDLNKACPKDCYPLPRIDALVDAAMGYEILCFLDAFKGYHQIGMSEEDQEKTAFYTDRGTYCYTTMPFGLKNAGATYQRLINRLFQNQIGRNVEAYVDDILVKSLATSSFLSDVREVYGVLRDSRMKLNPKKCVFGVTSGKFLGYLVSHRGIEANPDKVKAIQDMSPPRNIREVQRLNGRLAALNRFLSQSAEKALPFFKVLKNADQFAWTEECQAAFDQLKQYLHHLPTLASPRPEEKLYLYLSAADEAVSAVLIRDEGTQVPVYYVSRALRGPETRYTQVEKLVLGLVHAARRLKPYFLAHPISVRTDQPIRQILVRPEASGRLTKWAVELGEYDLSYEPRTAIKAQALADFLAELTFTEGPESTSALPEVSTSSLWTLYVDGSSNGDGCGAGLLLEGPQGEVCSYALRFDFPATNNEAEYEALIAGLQLARKLGAQQIHVRSDSQLVVRQVIGEYEAKDETMQRYLSKVHQLTAYFKSFEIQRIPRSQNKRADALSRLASTSFSDLSKTVLVEVLSEPGYVEEVACPVHSEETWMTPFILFLGQGVLPEDRAEARKIQRKAARYALRDGELYKRSYLGPWLRCVTPEAGREVPHEIHEGLCGAHIGHRMLAKKAMLLGYFWPSLRQDSQDLVLGCPSCQVHAPEHHQPSNFMVPITSPWPFEQWGTDIIGPFPKAVGGYTFLVTAVDYFTKWVEAEPLRTISGLAIQKFFWKCIICRFGIPRVIISDNGRQFAENPFKTWCENLGIKQHFTSVGHPQANGQAENFNRTLLHGLRTRLHRAGSSWVEELPSVLWSYRTTPRSASRETPFSLTYGAEAVFPAAILTPSPRLAAYAAEVNNEERQLDLDLVEERRNLASARIASYKNTLAHYYNARVRHRRFQPGDLVLRKNSVSRAEPQGKLCPKWEGPYRVVESDAKGYCKLSYRDGSLVPRSWHAKNLRLYYA